A segment of the Xenopus tropicalis strain Nigerian chromosome 6, UCB_Xtro_10.0, whole genome shotgun sequence genome:
GTAGCTTGTCAAGTCAAATTTGGGCTCCcgctgctccttgcagtggcaggaagcacccccagcccctctgggagtcctaaaacgcagagaggtatccttcctgctctgtgccctgctgtGAGAGAGCTTTACACACCtatccatacaattaaatacctttccacaggtcAGCCTTCCTGtgaaaagtaagctccaataggcaagctggactactggaatggttcacttgttccttccagaactctatagcttccagggccagacagcaaaaccctttaaaggagaaggaaaggcaaagtcacttgggggtgccaaaatgttaagcacccccaagtgactttaatcgcttaccttgtaccccaggctggtgcccctgttcggagaaaatagcaccagcccggggtacctggagcgcagcgcttcctccgtccgccttcagcttcctaaactgccggtggccgggcatgcacagtagagcgaaaaagccgacttaaatgtttaagttcggcttttcactctactgcgcatgcgcgcgcagcgaagccggaaggaggaagtgccgacagctaccccgggctggtgctgttttctcctgacagcggcaccagcccggggtaaaaggtaggcggttaaagtcacttgggggtgcctaacattttggcacccccaagtgactttacctttctttttcctttaaacagagaaaacattctctGTTTTTCAACTTAAAGCCTACATCTCCaactatggagaacttaaagggaaaacatgttAGATgtgatatattaaaatataatttaaaacataGCCTCGAGATTTGTTTTGCTTTGTGCATTTTTTGCCCCTTGATTGCTAATTAGGCATCTTGAGTTATTGATACtcagcaaatttgcacctaaacAGTAATCTATGGCAACCAATGATTTTTACTTTCACTATCTACAGTTGGCTAAAATAAAACTAATCACTGgtagctattggttactgcccagattTCCATGTGATAAACAATTGCATtcggctctatgggaaaatctggaattgaattgggatatataagcttttctcatcaaactgaatctggctcaTAGAAGAAGGTATAGCTACTGTGAGAAATGCACAATACAATGGACCAGCTtaaattcaatgaaaaaaaactcATGTCATGGTTTTTCACATGAAAACTCCATTACAGTCTATGAGaatatctggaattgaattaggagaaaagtttttctcatcaaattgaatctggcccaacgTCTATATTTATAAACCACTGAAACAGTAATGATTTGATATTTGTCATCTATCTAAAATAAACAAATAGGGGGAGCCACTATACCatatcaaggtaaaccccattgGTGATCCTAGCTATTTACCTCTGGTCTAATTTTTGAAGGCTGGtacctccctgcatggtagcatttcttgggataagtgtctcctgacctTGGCATTGACTTCAGTAAAGAGCATAGTCCTCCCCAACATTCGTTTTaataggagagagattgccaagaccacagcactGGTTCCACAGGCTTAATCCTTCCCCACTTGTCAAATGGGGACTTTTTTGACTGTTTTGAGTCCAGACTTTTGGAGTCTTGTCCTACAGCCAAATATAAGGGATTAGTAGAAACAGTGCAGCCTTGAGACATGCAATGACCAAAGGGTGGGCTGGAAGAGGAAAAGAAGGcagaatttttaaaaagcatgGGGCTCAAGGTTCTAAACTATGCATGTACATTAAGTCCTACCCTGTAATCAATGAAAAACTGATCTTTTTGAAATAAATCCTTGGCAGGTTTTGTACCGGTCTCTGCGAAACAAACGTAGCCATACTGTTGTGAGCATTGCATCTGTGTGGATTTTTTCATTCCTGCTATATGGCCCTGCCATTCTTTCCTGGAAAAATGATGTTATTGACAGCAATTCTTCTGTCACCACATGTGTTCCTGGATTTTATGACATCTGGTATTTTAAATTTGGAACAtcatgtgtagagtttgcttttCCCCTGATTAGCATTTCATTCTTTAATTTGAGCATTTACTGCAGTATAAAGAAACGAGGCAGAAAGAAAAGGCAGAAATCAATGTTACAGAATTCCAAAGGAAAGGAAAATGATGGAAATCTACACATCATTTCAACAAATAGTGTTCTGTTTTCTGCACAACTACATGTAACGGAGAACCTTGGAACAGAGAAAAGACTCACAGTGTCTCTCAGGCATTGCTTTCCTTATAGGAAGCCGTCCTCCTTTACCCACAATGAGGCTACATTGCAGCACAGAAACATTTCCCAAGTTAAACTATCGCGGgatgaaaaaattgccagatctCTGTCAATCTTAGTTGGTGCCTTTGTTATTTGCTGGGCTCCCTACACATTTCTTTCCAGTATCCGTGCTGCTTGCAGTGGTTTTGGTGTTAAATCCTACTGGTATGAAATAACTATATGGATTCTATATATGAATTCAGCAATTAATCCTATCCTTTATCCTTTGTGCcataaaaattatagaaaagcttGTTCTCttgtagtaaaaaaaatcaaGGAATTTGTTATGAATAAGAGTGGCAGTCAGtcttaaaaaaataatcagttaTGGATTAAAATATCA
Coding sequences within it:
- the LOC116411748 gene encoding histamine H3 receptor-like — encoded protein: MNSNNSTAEDFSLIGQNTGLEMQFSEGIVILVIVLTSCLISLTVLGNTFVILAFIVDKRLRNQSDFVLLNMAICDFLIGAFPSPVYVPYFLTGKWMSGRFLCKLWMTIDYTVCTASSFNIVLISYDRYLSVTKAVLYRSLRNKRSHTVVSIASVWIFSFLLYGPAILSWKNDVIDSNSSVTTCVPGFYDIWYFKFGTSCVEFAFPLISISFFNLSIYCSIKKRGRKKRQKSMLQNSKGKENDGNLHIISTNSVLFSAQLHVTENLGTEKRLTVSLRHCFPYRKPSSFTHNEATLQHRNISQVKLSRDEKIARSLSILVGAFVICWAPYTFLSSIRAACSGFGVKSYCSDFHSTAHARRLKKEADHFVTYTPEKTAQNSVYAMKRYSFQVFRDFSQDVKVKLKLVKLPSDMQNFYF